One stretch of Eupeodes corollae chromosome 2, idEupCoro1.1, whole genome shotgun sequence DNA includes these proteins:
- the LOC129946113 gene encoding uncharacterized protein LOC129946113: MSSMSKYNDGRSIRVLSFLEAYERQECLWDTSLDSYKNKGDRDQAYMAIIKELNVPSLTVHDIKLKVKGIRTTYTKELRILNAHKKMGKPYKPKLFWFNKANSFLKNVCVSRRPRNEFLWPKHEPENQSPQDCKDFDVEYADEVYSGEEMIISNELNDDEQLQDTQHDYKTQDTQDYKNFIRTVKEPDMGNYEQTPPVDQSYTHTESPAACTDSPRLNQKLEHTPQNTFEASSSLSSSPAAAAVAAYKDDEFDLFCRSVASQLRAIPDSYSRSMAKLKIQQILFEAETGHYKNSPCITIPIVQQINSV; this comes from the exons atgtcttcaaTGTCGAAGTACAACGATGGACGATCCATCAGAGTTTTATCATTTCTGGAGGCTTATGAAAGACAAGAATGTCTTTGGGATACCTCATTGGATAGCTACAAGAATAAAGGAGATCGAGACCAAGCTTATATGGCAATAATTAAAGAACTTAATGTCCCATCACTAACGGTTCATGATATTAAATTGAAAGTCAAAGGCATACGAACAACATACACAAAAGAATTAAGAATTCTAAATGCTCATAAGAAAATGGGCAAACCATATAAACCGAAGTTGTTTTGGTTCAATAAGGCgaattcgtttttaaaaaatgtatgcgtATCAAGACGTCCCAGAAACGAG TTTTTGTGGCCAAAACATGAACCTGAAAACCAATCACCACAAGACTGCAAAGATTTTGATGTTGAATATGCCGATGAAGTTTACAGCGGTGAAGAAATGATTATCAGTAATGAACTAAACGATGACGAACAATTGCAAGACACTCAACATGATTACAAAACTCAGGATACACAAGACTATAAGAATTTCATTAGAACTGTAAAAGAACCCGATATGGGGAACTACGAACAAACTCCACCAGTCGATCAAAGTTATACCCACACTGAGTCGCCCGCTGCATGCACAGATTCTCCAAGATTAAATCAAAAGCTCGAACATACACCACAAAACACATTCGAAGCCTCGTCATCATTGTCGTCGTcgccagcagcagcagcagtagcagcataCAAAGACGATGAATTTGATTTATTCTGCCGCAGTGTAGCCAGTCAGTTGCGAGCCATCCCCGATTCGTATTCCCGATCAATGGCAAAGctgaaaattcaacaaatccTCTTCGAAGCTGAAACAGGTCACTACAAGAACAGTCCTTGTATCACGATACCAATTGTTCAACAAATAAACAgcgtttaa
- the LOC129946112 gene encoding ribosomal RNA processing protein 1 homolog: MISKNPKPKKQDNENTDDIESNEKLPNEVLVIAQEVKIINALASNDLSQRTKQLKKLRRWLTIRSNSSFPFTEEDFLRIWKGLYYMMWMSDKPLVQEELAENLGKLIECFTDIKAGVQFFGAFLRTMCREWFGVDQWRMDKFLMLIRRMMRYMFLFLKKNSWSSAAIKEFNTNIFETILAENTSTGITMHFMDVFFDELAKVSEGELTSKTVGQFVKPFVKFMAQQHDFKILGHCRNRIFHHLLYQSELGREYSDKYNAWKEMGFPTESIDDLEKVEAPSDTEEENNEPKGPTVLDPRAGNVDAFIPLLPIDGKYIIKEIESLIYKEETSLRSRKMLKDILEKYQTYESGKFPLGVQKMFKPNLKSEKPLIMSKVEALENLENDIYSTTRKLKQLNKKKRRKLLASLNFSEADENTYEKLIERSIPKALQQNGANGKKRKSLPSLSWVEEQVENNDVSPSKIQKTDDEVADTPKAKQTNQKKLKRKLQKDEKPTNKQSVVESNKVAPTVRVAEDKKEELKVSEWDEPLADGEIEYFVPSKKNQLKEANKKLADIVPNPFAHLNQTASPKTPKNMLLGKKTKLMAQSAKLEKGKPVSSPYTPQKRVKIMLQKNTMQNPSEYIKQIKSSPNVPFDATKKPSKGLLKPNSMPSPINPFYKKKIGLKLHNETL, translated from the exons atgatttccaaaaatccaaaaccaaaaaaacaagaCAATGAAAATACCGATGATATCGAAAGCAATGAGAAGTTACCAAATGAAGTTCTAGTTATAGCACAAgaagtgaaaataataaatgctCTTGCCAGCAATGATTTATCCCAAAGAACGAAACAATTGAAAAAGCTTCGTCGTTGGTTAACAATTCGATCTAACAGTTCTTTTC CATTCACCGAAGAAGACTTCCTCCGCATATGGAAGGGCTTGTACTACATGATGTGGATGTCAGACAAACCATTGGTGCAGGAAGAGTTGGCTGAAAATTTGGGCAAACTTATTGAATGCTTTACTGACATCAAAGCAGGAGTACAATTTTTTGGGGCTTTTCTCAGAACCATGTGCAGAGAATGGTTTGGAGTGGACCAGTGGAGAATGGATAAGTTTTTGATG TTGATTCGTCGGATGATGCGCTACATGTTCCTTTTCCTAAAGAAGAACAGTTGGTCATCGGCTGCAATTAAGGAATTCAAtacgaatatttttgaaacaattttggcGGAAAATACTTCGACTGGCATTACAATGCATTTCATGGATGTGTTCTTCGATGAATTGGCCAAAGTATCCGAGGGTGAGCTCACCTCAAAGACTGTCGGTCAATTTGTTAAGCCATTTGTGAAATTTATGGCCCAACaacatgattttaaaattcttggACATTGCCGTAATAGGATATTCCATCATCTGCTGTACCAGAGTGAATTGGGACGTGAATATAGCGATAAATACAATGCATGGAAGGag ATGGGATTTCCAACAGAATCCATTGATGACCTAGAAAAGGTTGAAGCTCCATCAGATACTGAAGaag aaaataatGAACCCAAAGGTCCAACAGTTCTTGATCCCAGAGCAGGCAATGTTGATGCTTTTATACCCCTTTTGCCTATTGATGGGAAATATATTATCAAAGAGATTGAGTCTCTTATATACAAAGAAGAAACATCCCTAAGAAGTCGTAAGATGCTGAAAGATATTTTGGAAAA ATATCAAACATACGAATCTGGTAAATTTCCTCTGGGTGTGCAGAAAATGTTCAAACCAAACCTTAAGAGTGAAAAACCATTGATCATGAGCAAAGTAGAAGCTTTGGAGAATTTAGAAAATGATATCTACTCCACAACAAGAAAACTTAAGCAACTCAATAAGAAGAAGCGCAGGAAACTTCTTGCTTCCCTGAACTTTAGCGAGGCCGATGAGAATacatatgaaaaattaattgaacgTTCAATACCCAAAGCCTTGCAGCAAAATGGTGCAAACGGAAAGAAACGAAAATCGCTGCCGTCTTTGTCATGGGTTGAAGAGCAGGTCGAAAATAATGATGTATCACctagtaaaatacaaaaaaccgaTGATGAAGTGGCAGATACTCCAAAAGCCAAACAAACTAATCAAAAGAAGCTAAagagaaaacttcaaaaagacGAGAAGCCTACCAACAAACAAAGTGTAGTCGAATCAAATAAAGTTGCACCAACCGTCCGCGTCGCCGAGGACAAAAAGGAAGAATTAAAAGTCTCTGAATGGGATGAGCCATTGGCAGATGGTGAAATTGAATACTTTGTTCCATCAAAGAAGAATCAACTAAAAGAAGCCAACAAAAAGTTGGCTGACATAGTCCCGAATCCATTTGCACACTTAAATCAAACAGCTTCACCTAAAACACCGAAAAATATGCTTTTAGGAAAGAAAACCAAACTAATGGCTCAAAGCGCAAAGTTAGAAAAGGGAAAACCCGTCTCTTCCCCATACACTCCCCAGAAGCGAGTTAAAATTATGCTACAAAAGAACACCATGCAAAATCCAAGCGAATACATCAAACAGATCAAAAGCTCACCCAACGTACCCTTCGATGCTACAAAGAAGCCATCCAAAGGCCTGCTCAAACCCAACTCAATGCCAAGTCCCATAAATCccttctacaaaaaaaagattggcCTCAAACTGCACAATGAGACACTCTGA